ACGTTCTCCATTCGTCGTTTCGTGGTAAGATGGAGGATGAGACTTATAGGAATGAGGGATTTTTATGCAACGAGAGAAAGTCATTATCGTCGGGTGTCAATTACCGACCGTCGACGATTGGACATATGAACAATCGATGGGGGAACTCGTCGAATTGGTCGATACGGCACGAGGTGAGGTCGTCGCCCGTCTCGATCAGAAACGGCAACAAGTCGACCGCCGCACATTCATCGGAAAAGGGAAAGTCGAGGAGCTCGCGGTGCTCATCGAACAGTTCGAGCCGGACATCGTCATCTTCAACGCCGAGCTGTCGCCGGCCCAATCAAAGAATATCCGCATCTCGCTGAACGACCCGGACGAGATGAAACTGATTGACCGGACGCAATTGATTTTAGACATCTTTGCCGGACGGGCCCAATCGAAAGAAGGGAAGCTCCAAGTCGAGCTCGCTCAGATGAACTACCTGCTTCCACGTTTGATCGGACAAGGCACGCAGTTGTCACGTCTCGGTGGCGGAATCGGGACTCGGGGACCGGGTGAGACGAAACTCGAGTCCGACCGTCGTCACATCAAGCGCCGCATCGATGAAATCAAGAAAAATCTCGAAGGCACGGTCGCGCACCGTGACCGTTACCGGGAGCGTCGGAAAGAAAACCGTGTGTTCCAAGTCGCGCTCGTCGGTTACACGAACGCCGGGAAGTCGACAATCTTTAACCGCTTGACGGATGCGGATACGTACGAACAGGACGAACTGTTCGCAACGCTCGACCCGCTCACGCGCGAGCTCGAGTTGCCGCGGGGCGGTAAAGTGCTGATCACGGACACGGTCGGATTTATCCGGGACTTGCCGACGAAACTCGTCGCCGCGTTCCGCTCGACGCTCGAGGAAGTGCTCGGGGCCGACCTCGTCTTGCACGTCATCGACGCATCGAATCCGCATTACATGAACCAAATCGACACGACGAATTCGGTCTTGTCGGAACTCGGGGCGAGTGAGGTACCGCAGCTCGAGGTATACAATAAGAAAGACCGGTTGACCGAAGACTTCGTCGGCGGACCGCTCGTCATCTCGGCGCTCGATTCGACCGATATCGAGACGCTCATCGGCGCGATTGAAGATAAGATTGCGGATGTGTTGACGAAAGTACACGTCGTCTTGCCGGTCCGCTCGTTCGAGCATTACCATCCGGCCAAAGATTCGATGTATCGTCTCGAGGAGAAGTTCCTCGATGACGGTTCGGTCGAACTCGTCGGATATATGAGAGAAGACACGCGTCTATATGCGACGCTGAAACCATTTGAGGTGTGAAACAATGATGTGGCAAGAAAAGATTGCGTACTATGATGAATTGGCCCCGTTCGTGACCGAGGCGGAAGAACGGGTAAAACCATATTTTGAAACGATCGAGGCGACGGCGGAGTTCAACCAATACCGTGTCCTCGAGTCGTTCAAGAAACACAAAGTGTCGGATTTCCATTTCAATCCGACGACCGGGTACGGCTATGACGATATCGGGCGCGACACGCTCGAGTCGATTTACGCCGACGTGTTCGGGGCGGACCTCGCCCTATGCCGTCCGCAAATCATCTCCGGGACACACGCCATCGGGATTGCCTTGTTCGGTGTGTTGTTGCCAGGAGATGAGCTGCTCTATATCACCGGCAAGCCGTACGATACGCTCGAAGAGATCGTCGGGATTCGGGGAGACGGCCGTGGGTCGCTCAAAGAGCTCGGTGTCGGCTACGACACGGTCGAGTTGAAAGAGGACCGAATCGACGTCGAGACCGTCATCGGACGGATTCGTCCTGAGACAAAGCTCGTCGGCATCCAGCGCTCGAAAGGTTACGCCAATCGTCGCAGCATCCCGGTCCAAGAAATCGGTGAGGCGATCAGGAAGATCAAAGCGGCACATCCGCACGTCTTCATCTTCGTCGACAACTGCTACGGCGAGTTCGTCGAGACGATCGAACCGACCCACGTCGGGGCCGATCTCATGGCCGGCTCGCTCATCAAGAACCCGGGTGGCGGCTTGGCGAAGACGGGCGGCTATATCGCCGGGACGAAAGAACTCGTCGAACGCTGTTCGTTCCGCATGACGACGCCAGGCATCGGGAGCGAGGCCGGTCCGTCACTCTACTCGCTCCAAGAGATGTACCAAGGGTTTTACATGGCGCCACATACGGTCGCCCAAGCGTTGAAAGGGGCACACTTGACGGCGAGCCTACTCGGATTGCTCGGTTTCGAGACCGACCCGCATTATACGACGCCCCGGACCGATTTGATTCAATCGGTGACGTTCCGCGACCGTGACAAGATGATCGCCTTCTGTCAGAGCATCCAAATGGCGTCACCGGTCAATGCCCACGCGTTGCCGGTACCAGCCTATATGCCGGGCTATGAGGATGACGTCATCATGGCGGCCGGGACGTTCATTCAAGGATCATCGATTGAACTGTCGGCCGATGGACCACTCCGGGCTCCATACACGGCCTACGTCCAAGGCGGATTGACTTACGCCCACGTCAAGGTCGCGCTCATGCTCGCCTTGAGCCAATTGCGGACGAAAGAGCTCGTCACATTTGACCGTGACAATATCTCACAGAAGTTGTAACCGAAATGTCATGTTAACTTTCTTAACATCTATTGACAGGTAAGTTGTCATGTATTATTCTCACAGTGTGAGACAGAAAAGGAGGGATAAGAGATGGCCGATCAATTTCGTCGCTCCAACCCGTTGTTTCCGATTGGAATCGTTCAAGATTTGACACAGCTGACAGGTAGACAGATTCGGTACTATGAAGAACAGGGTCTAATTTCGCCTAGTCGGACGGAATCGAAACGACGGCTCTATTCCTTTAATGATGTCGAACGTCTACTCACGATCAAGGATTTTATCGACCAAGGCTTCAACTTGGCGGCGATTCGTCATATGCTCGACAACACGGACGCCAAAGATGCGGAGTCACCAAAGGCACCGGTCGATGAAGCACCGAAAATCTCTGAACAAGAGTTACACAAATTATTGAAAACACAGCTTCAAGAAGCTGGCCGTTTCAATAAGACGTCGCTCATTCAAGGTGAGCTGTCACGTTTTTATCGATGACGCCAGTACACTAACCATTACACAATGTGAGAGGGGACATTTCACCATGGCCAGAAAAACGTTCACGAAAGAAGACATCAAACGCATCGCACAAGAAGAGGACGTACGCTTTATTCGTCTTCAATTCACGGATATCCTCGGTACGATCAAAAACGTCGAGGTTCCGATCAGCCAATTGGACAAAGCACTTGATAACAAGATGATGTTCGATGGCTCTTCAATCGAAGGG
This sequence is a window from Exiguobacterium mexicanum. Protein-coding genes within it:
- the hflX gene encoding GTPase HflX, translating into MQREKVIIVGCQLPTVDDWTYEQSMGELVELVDTARGEVVARLDQKRQQVDRRTFIGKGKVEELAVLIEQFEPDIVIFNAELSPAQSKNIRISLNDPDEMKLIDRTQLILDIFAGRAQSKEGKLQVELAQMNYLLPRLIGQGTQLSRLGGGIGTRGPGETKLESDRRHIKRRIDEIKKNLEGTVAHRDRYRERRKENRVFQVALVGYTNAGKSTIFNRLTDADTYEQDELFATLDPLTRELELPRGGKVLITDTVGFIRDLPTKLVAAFRSTLEEVLGADLVLHVIDASNPHYMNQIDTTNSVLSELGASEVPQLEVYNKKDRLTEDFVGGPLVISALDSTDIETLIGAIEDKIADVLTKVHVVLPVRSFEHYHPAKDSMYRLEEKFLDDGSVELVGYMREDTRLYATLKPFEV
- a CDS encoding aminotransferase class I/II-fold pyridoxal phosphate-dependent enzyme, with the translated sequence MWQEKIAYYDELAPFVTEAEERVKPYFETIEATAEFNQYRVLESFKKHKVSDFHFNPTTGYGYDDIGRDTLESIYADVFGADLALCRPQIISGTHAIGIALFGVLLPGDELLYITGKPYDTLEEIVGIRGDGRGSLKELGVGYDTVELKEDRIDVETVIGRIRPETKLVGIQRSKGYANRRSIPVQEIGEAIRKIKAAHPHVFIFVDNCYGEFVETIEPTHVGADLMAGSLIKNPGGGLAKTGGYIAGTKELVERCSFRMTTPGIGSEAGPSLYSLQEMYQGFYMAPHTVAQALKGAHLTASLLGLLGFETDPHYTTPRTDLIQSVTFRDRDKMIAFCQSIQMASPVNAHALPVPAYMPGYEDDVIMAAGTFIQGSSIELSADGPLRAPYTAYVQGGLTYAHVKVALMLALSQLRTKELVTFDRDNISQKL
- a CDS encoding MerR family transcriptional regulator, coding for MADQFRRSNPLFPIGIVQDLTQLTGRQIRYYEEQGLISPSRTESKRRLYSFNDVERLLTIKDFIDQGFNLAAIRHMLDNTDAKDAESPKAPVDEAPKISEQELHKLLKTQLQEAGRFNKTSLIQGELSRFYR